In Saprospiraceae bacterium, a genomic segment contains:
- a CDS encoding PadR family transcriptional regulator: MKTDNAIAQMKKGVLEMCILSIINQEAAYPSDIIQKLRASELIVVEGTLYPILSRLKNSSYLEYHWKESQAGPPRKYFTVTESGKQALMVMLESWDHFVNCVNQSIQNKSENE, from the coding sequence ATGAAAACAGACAATGCCATAGCCCAAATGAAAAAAGGAGTCTTAGAGATGTGCATACTGAGCATAATCAATCAGGAGGCAGCTTATCCTTCAGACATCATCCAAAAACTAAGAGCTTCAGAGCTGATTGTTGTAGAAGGAACCTTGTATCCGATCCTCAGCAGGCTGAAGAACAGCTCTTATTTGGAATACCATTGGAAGGAGTCTCAAGCTGGTCCGCCGAGGAAATATTTTACGGTCACCGAATCCGGGAAACAAGCTTTAATGGTCATGCTTGAAAGCTGGGATCATTTTGTAAATTGTGTCAATCAATCCATTCAAAACAAATCAGAAAATGAATAA
- a CDS encoding PspC domain-containing protein, translating to MNKIQYINVGGYPFSINEDAFHKLDTYLSKLDRHFVASEGHKEIMQDIESRIAELLLEDLGSQKILSLEHVEKMIGIMGTVENLVDSTASNEEIPGDSWNYYTGKRLFKDPYDKKIAGVCSGIAHYFGIEDPTWVRVAFVFFGFWGFGIILYLIMMFVLPSAISPSDRLSMKGKPINIQNIADKVEEEFDDITNRFDDWREKWRNKKNKKWHKRY from the coding sequence ATGAATAAAATTCAATACATCAATGTCGGTGGGTATCCTTTTTCGATCAATGAGGATGCATTTCATAAACTGGACACTTATTTGTCTAAGTTGGATAGACATTTTGTGGCATCAGAGGGCCACAAAGAAATCATGCAGGACATAGAATCTCGCATAGCAGAATTACTGCTGGAAGATTTAGGCTCACAAAAGATACTCTCCCTTGAACATGTTGAAAAAATGATTGGAATTATGGGTACCGTGGAAAACCTGGTCGATTCAACAGCTTCAAATGAAGAGATCCCTGGCGATTCGTGGAATTATTATACTGGTAAAAGGTTATTCAAAGATCCTTATGATAAAAAGATTGCTGGGGTGTGTTCGGGAATCGCGCATTACTTTGGAATTGAAGATCCAACCTGGGTACGGGTAGCATTTGTATTCTTTGGTTTTTGGGGATTTGGAATCATTTTATATCTGATCATGATGTTTGTTTTGCCTTCGGCAATAAGTCCCTCAGACAGGCTTTCCATGAAAGGAAAACCAATCAACATTCAAAATATTGCCGACAAAGTGGAGGAGGAATTTGACGACATCACCAATCGATTTGATGACTGGCGCGAAAAATGGAGAAATAAGAAAAATAAAAAATGGCATAAGCGGTATTAG
- a CDS encoding T9SS type A sorting domain-containing protein: MKSKILLVYLMLFLSHLIYGQNGKKFKSSPYEKMNSGLRYEQRAQKVLGYLRNNFPDFSAQPVHPSISFKKRLDSLISEEKILPDLKHKSSYTYQSIQPNAKLTSQTDYTWSGFTQSWLPQTRIDIMYDLNGKIVQHLFQFAEQNNWVNESQIDYHYSQDGYINRILYYEWNSVQKMWEALSKDTFLYDNKFNIKTGEYFLWDAIKKKWAKEILTENEYNAKSQIITTTYSRWNQQFNNYFFETREEWTYHPNGKQFEFISSNWDDVSADWIYSNKFSDLYDASGKLILFQQHVYDGTSWIPNSKTEITYDPNNNPVRNVNSLWNETLNRWELFFKWENEYDNLFSFQDILIPNPEDEGRQREFNHMLLRTNYFGYNAGNPVNDAFETYFYSDVQTVGTNNSTASEIWVYPNPAQDVLYIRNYPEPSNIHFKLLSADGVELINKTQTSNAFILPDDLVRGIYFYTITDQKKIHTGKIYKE; encoded by the coding sequence ATGAAAAGTAAAATTCTTCTTGTGTACCTCATGCTTTTCCTAAGCCATCTGATTTATGGTCAAAACGGTAAGAAATTTAAAAGTTCTCCCTATGAAAAAATGAACTCAGGGTTGAGGTATGAACAAAGAGCTCAGAAAGTATTGGGATACCTTCGAAATAACTTTCCTGATTTTTCAGCTCAACCGGTCCACCCATCCATAAGCTTTAAAAAAAGATTGGATAGTCTGATCTCAGAAGAAAAAATCCTTCCTGACCTCAAACACAAGTCGAGCTACACATATCAATCAATACAACCAAACGCGAAATTGACAAGTCAAACAGATTATACATGGAGTGGTTTTACTCAAAGCTGGCTTCCACAAACCAGAATTGATATTATGTACGATTTGAATGGGAAAATTGTTCAACATCTGTTTCAATTTGCAGAACAAAATAATTGGGTAAATGAGTCTCAAATCGACTACCACTATTCCCAAGACGGATATATCAATCGAATCCTTTATTACGAATGGAATTCAGTTCAAAAAATGTGGGAGGCCTTATCAAAAGATACTTTTCTTTACGACAATAAATTCAATATTAAAACGGGTGAATATTTTTTATGGGATGCCATCAAAAAAAAATGGGCCAAAGAAATTTTAACTGAAAATGAGTATAATGCAAAATCGCAAATAATTACAACGACCTATTCCCGATGGAATCAACAGTTTAATAATTATTTTTTTGAAACCCGCGAAGAATGGACATATCATCCAAATGGAAAACAATTTGAATTCATATCTTCCAACTGGGATGATGTTTCAGCGGATTGGATTTATTCCAACAAATTCAGTGACCTATACGATGCCAGTGGCAAACTGATATTATTTCAACAACATGTTTATGATGGAACTTCATGGATTCCTAATTCCAAAACTGAAATTACATATGACCCCAACAACAATCCGGTCAGGAATGTCAACTCCCTATGGAATGAAACCTTGAATAGGTGGGAATTGTTTTTTAAATGGGAAAATGAATATGATAATTTGTTCAGCTTCCAAGATATTTTAATCCCCAATCCCGAAGATGAAGGCCGACAGCGGGAATTCAACCATATGTTACTGAGAACAAATTATTTTGGTTACAATGCCGGAAATCCGGTGAATGATGCATTCGAAACGTATTTTTATTCTGATGTTCAAACTGTTGGTACAAACAATTCCACCGCTTCCGAAATATGGGTATATCCAAATCCGGCTCAAGATGTGTTGTATATTAGAAATTACCCTGAGCCATCCAACATTCATTTCAAATTGTTGAGCGCTGATGGTGTGGAGCTGATCAACAAAACACAAACAAGTAATGCTTTTATTTTACCCGATGACCTGGTTCGCGGCATTTATTTCTACACTATTACTGATCAAAAGAAAATACATACCGGAAAAATCTATAAAGAATAA
- a CDS encoding aldehyde dehydrogenase has product MKRINNFINGKYVESSSAAYFENINPATGEAISHVARSSKSDLEAALQAAKSAFSDWKKRSIEDRAKILYNIAEGIEAKLEDLAQAETADTGKPIQFSRSIDIPRAAANFRFFAAAASQFASESHDMAGKAINYTLRQPIGIVACISPWNLPLYLFTWKIAPALASGNCVIAKPSELSPTTAYMLGQICNDAGLPPGVLNILQGYGSGIGEAMIQHPDIKAISFTGGTKTGARIASLAAPQFKKLSLELGGKNPCIIFSDCDYDRTLKNVVRLAFSNSGQICLCGSRILIEQNIYDRFKADLIKELESYIPADPLDPQTKMGSLISNEHLEKVDSFVKLARAEGGKVLYGGERPRMQNQQNRGAFYLPTVIEGLAPNSRCNMEEIFGPVITLQSFQSEEEALELANASAYGLASTLWTENLSRAHRMSESLQTGIVWINCWLLRDLRTPFGGMNQSGVGREGGWEVMRFFTEAKNVCINFAAR; this is encoded by the coding sequence ATGAAACGTATCAATAATTTCATCAATGGAAAATACGTCGAATCTTCTTCTGCAGCGTATTTTGAAAATATAAATCCGGCAACCGGAGAAGCTATTTCCCATGTTGCGAGAAGTAGTAAGAGTGACTTGGAAGCCGCTCTCCAAGCAGCAAAATCAGCTTTTTCGGATTGGAAAAAGAGATCCATTGAAGATCGTGCAAAGATTTTATACAACATTGCGGAAGGGATTGAAGCAAAACTTGAGGACCTCGCTCAGGCAGAAACAGCTGATACCGGCAAACCTATACAATTTTCGAGATCCATTGATATTCCCAGGGCGGCTGCAAATTTTAGGTTTTTTGCTGCTGCAGCGTCCCAATTTGCTTCAGAATCGCATGATATGGCAGGTAAAGCCATTAATTATACTTTACGGCAACCTATCGGTATTGTTGCCTGTATCTCACCATGGAACTTGCCCTTATATTTATTTACCTGGAAAATAGCTCCCGCCTTGGCATCGGGAAATTGTGTCATTGCCAAACCATCGGAGCTCAGTCCAACAACAGCCTATATGTTAGGTCAAATCTGCAATGATGCGGGGCTTCCGCCCGGAGTTTTAAATATTTTACAGGGTTATGGATCAGGGATCGGCGAAGCCATGATCCAACATCCGGACATCAAAGCGATCTCATTTACAGGAGGCACAAAAACAGGGGCGCGAATAGCATCCCTCGCTGCACCTCAGTTTAAAAAATTAAGTCTTGAACTTGGAGGAAAAAACCCATGTATCATTTTCAGCGACTGTGACTATGATCGAACACTTAAAAATGTTGTCCGATTGGCGTTTTCAAACAGCGGTCAGATCTGTTTGTGCGGGAGCCGGATTTTAATTGAACAAAATATTTACGATCGATTTAAAGCGGATTTGATAAAAGAACTGGAATCATATATTCCTGCAGATCCATTGGATCCTCAAACAAAAATGGGTTCTCTAATTTCAAATGAACATTTGGAAAAAGTCGATTCATTTGTAAAATTGGCAAGGGCAGAAGGTGGTAAAGTTTTGTATGGTGGAGAACGACCCCGAATGCAAAATCAACAAAATAGGGGTGCATTTTATTTACCAACAGTTATTGAAGGACTGGCGCCTAATAGCAGATGCAATATGGAAGAAATTTTTGGGCCCGTGATCACTTTGCAAAGTTTCCAATCGGAAGAGGAAGCACTGGAATTGGCCAACGCAAGTGCCTATGGATTGGCATCTACGCTTTGGACTGAAAACCTGTCGAGGGCTCACCGGATGTCGGAATCCTTGCAAACCGGAATTGTGTGGATCAATTGTTGGCTGCTCAGAGACCTTCGCACTCCGTTTGGTGGGATGAATCAATCCGGAGTTGGTCGGGAAGGTGGATGGGAAGTTATGCGTTTTTTTACAGAAGCCAAAAATGTATGTATTAATTTCGCGGCTCGTTAA
- a CDS encoding ABC transporter permease, with amino-acid sequence MVKLLFHLGRYVLWLGQAFHKPERMNMYWKETLRQMNSIGIGSLVIIGVISIFIGAVTAIQFAYQMEGSIIPRYYVGYVVRDMTIIELAPTFSCMLLAGKVGSNLATELGGMRQKEHIDAMEIMGVNTASYLVQPKLLAALVVIPMLVCIGAFISIIGGYMAVVPTGVFSHGEYVQGLRSFFLPYNVWMMFVKAFVFAFILTTVSCYQGYHVKGGSIELGDASTRAVVYSNILILLSDYIIAMIMTS; translated from the coding sequence ATGGTAAAGCTACTATTTCATTTAGGCAGATATGTATTGTGGTTAGGTCAGGCCTTTCATAAACCTGAACGCATGAATATGTATTGGAAAGAAACCTTGCGGCAGATGAACAGTATTGGCATTGGCTCGCTGGTAATTATTGGGGTTATTTCCATCTTTATCGGTGCAGTTACGGCAATACAGTTTGCCTATCAAATGGAAGGTTCTATTATACCAAGGTATTATGTTGGTTATGTCGTCAGAGATATGACTATAATCGAACTGGCACCGACGTTTTCCTGTATGTTATTAGCAGGGAAAGTCGGTTCGAACCTTGCAACTGAACTGGGCGGTATGCGTCAAAAGGAGCATATCGATGCGATGGAGATTATGGGTGTCAATACAGCCTCTTATCTTGTACAACCTAAACTTCTTGCTGCGCTAGTCGTCATACCTATGCTGGTTTGTATTGGGGCCTTCATAAGTATCATCGGTGGTTACATGGCGGTAGTGCCAACTGGTGTTTTTTCACATGGAGAATATGTACAAGGCCTTCGTTCGTTTTTTCTACCCTATAATGTTTGGATGATGTTTGTCAAAGCTTTCGTATTTGCTTTTATTCTGACCACAGTTTCATGTTATCAGGGTTATCACGTTAAGGGCGGGAGTATCGAACTGGGAGATGCGAGCACACGCGCTGTTGTTTATTCCAACATCCTCATACTTCTTTCCGATTACATCATTGCAATGATAATGACCTCATGA